Genomic segment of Borrelia duttonii Ly:
ATAATATGTATAAAATAAATTTTTTCTACCAAATTGAACCTAAATACATTTATACAACAAAAATATAGGAAGATAGACTATTATTAATTAATCTATCTTCCTTTGTATTTCAAATAATTATAATAAATTACTTAATTGTACCTAGAATAGCTATAATTCTATTAGATACTGCCTTCATTCCGGGAATTTTAACTTTAATAAGATCTTTATATTTTTTATCAATATGCTCTATCAATTTCTTACTATCAGAATCAATTCCATCTGTCTTAGCTTTATAAGATGAAATAAGACTATCTACGGCTTTCCTCCAATTTAATTTTTGTAATTGAATTTCCTCAAGCTTTGATTTAATTTCTCTTAAATCAACAAGACTCAATTTATTAAGTTTATCCCTATTCTCTTCTAATTTATTAATTACTCTCTCAAAACCAAACTGAAGATCTACTACTACAGCATTCATTATATCTTGAATCCATGCACCCTTATTTGTATTATCCGATTCTACTTTTTTAAGAATTTCTGCAAAATCTTTTATTCTTTCTCTATTGTATAATAAAGAGGAATAAAATAATCGTCTTATTTCCTTATTATCATCATGATCCAATGTCTTATTATTAACAGCATTTAACACAAATTTAAACACTTCATTCTTCATACCATATTGATTTGCATCTTCAACTTCAGCTTTATCTTGATTTAATAATCCCATAACACTATTAATATCATTTATAAGGGCAGATATTAATTCCCCTTTCTCATCTTTTATTACAGAATCTCCTTTTACTACTTTTTCAACAGAAACTTTATTAACAACATCTTCTTTTATTAGTTCATCACCTTGAACGTCATTTACAACATCTTGAACATTATTTACAACATCTTTTAAAAAATTATCAGGTCTTCCTTTATTATCCAATAATTTAGAATCTAGATTACAAGATGCTAACCCCAAAACTAATAATATAAATAAATTTTTTCTCACAAATATTCTCCTTCTTTAGAATTAATAATCACTATTACTAAATAGTAATGATTATTAATTAATAATATATATCACTTTATTTAAAATACAATTTTTTCTTAATTAAAATTACTATTTTTTTACATCCCTATTCTAAAATTATTTACTTATTAACAATTTTTTCTTTTAAAAAAGAGATATAGTATATTTCATTTGTTTTCTTAATTTTTCTGTTGAAGTAAATTTGAAAAGAACTGACAATAAAAAATAAATAAGATTGTATGTGTTATAAATTTATATTTAGAAAAAGAATTTTATATAGTTTGTTTTATAAAAATATCAATTAACACACAATTTACGAATTAATAAAAACAGTTAATATGCTGAACCCATATTAAGCTGAGTGCTTATTATCAATTAATATCAATCTTAGAGTATTAAAATAAATTATACTAGCTGATATTAATCTACATTTTTTTATAATTTTGGTGATTGGTATAGGGTAACACTAAAATACTTAAGAATTAGAAGCAAAAAAACATGATTCATTAAAATATGATTTACATAACAAATACTACCAAGCTTCTTACCTAAATTCTTAAAATGATTTCCTACGTTTTCTTTCTTTGTAGTGTAATTCGCATTAAATCCCAAAGCACCTGACATTAACTCAACAAATAAGTAAAAAACATTCTCTGCACTTCTTCCTACTTCCAGTAGTAATATTTCACTCAAACTTCAAACCTTATCTTGCTCTTCTCTTTTTAGGCCTCCTAGTATATTCTTTTTACATTATAATCACAAATTTTTTATAATAAATTATCTTTGTTTGTACAATTTTATACAATAAACTGAATATTTTTAATTAGAACATTTAAAAACCACAAATAATAAAATTAATCATATAAAGTAATAAACCCACGTTTATACACTATAAAATAAAAGATACCAAGAGCTTAACTCCCAATATCTTTACTTTATAACTTTATTTGTTTTTTTAAAGTTATTATCCCACTTGAATATCTTGGTATTTATATAATATATAATTTAACTTCTTTAAGTAGTAGGTTTGATTACAAGCTCTGCAATCGAAGCCTCTACTGATTTATTAGCAAAACTTAATAATGTATCAATTAATGTATTAAGTTCCCCCAATTCCTTAGCGCCTTTATCTCCATTAGCCTTAGTTTTGTAATCTATTGCTTCTTTTGCATGATCATCAGTAACACCCTCTTTACCAAGATCAGAGTGTTTTGTTTTCACTTTAGATATAAATGATTCAGCTTTACCCTTAGTATCATCAACTTTTGCTTTCAGATCACTAGAAATTCCATCTAATGCTGCCAATGTTTCTAATTTAGTCTTTATAGTTAATACCATTTGAAACGCTCCTGCAACTAAAGATCCATTATGGGCTCCATCAGTACCTAAAGTATCGGTGTTCTCCTGAATTTTTTTCCCTATAGCTTTAGCCAACTCGTCAACTGACTTAACTAAAGTATGCACTTCCTTTACTTTTCCAGCAAACTCCACTGCACTTTTTATCTTTTCCCCTACTACCTTTAAATCTATTACACTCCCATCTCCCTTCCTTGCTTTCCCTTCCTCTCCTTCCTTTATTCCTCCCCCACTATTACATCCCATCACTATCATCATCATCAATATTATTCCCTTAACTCTCATTCTATCCATTATATTCTCTCTCCCTATTTCTCTTTTCCCTTTTATTTCACCTTTAGTAACATCAACACCTGCATCTATACTATTTTTAATAGCAACTTCTGCAATGTCATAAGCATTTTTTGCAGCACTAATTTGGCCAGCAGACGCATTTATTCCATTCTTAGCTGCAGCAATTGCTGCCAATATATCTTCCCACTGCACTCTCAGTAACAGACAAATTAGGATTACAAAAAAAACATCTCTCCTGACTAACGAGAGACGTATTTTTCTTACTTAAATAACTTTATTATTCCTATTTAAATTCCTGATTTACTTAGTAACAGTAGACTGAGTAGCATCAGACTGCTTAGCCTCAAATTCAACACTATTAGAGTATTTTACTCCCTTAACTGCTTCTCTTACTCTTTCTAAATTACTTTCTACTGTTCTCTTAATTATAAAATCAAGTACCCCTAATACCTTATTTACCGCACTTACCCCTGCTGCTCTTACTGCTCCAGAATCATTAGCAGAAGCACTAAATTTGCCACTCTTGGTCATTGCCTTCAATGCAACAGCTGCTGCTAAATCCGCATTACTTTTTGCTCCAGCACCTGCATCAGCCTTGTTATTAGAAGCAGATAATATCCCAGCATCATGATTACCAGCTTTAAGAGCAGCACCATCACTAGCCTTAGCATTTTTAATCTTATCTATCATTGCCCATGGATCTGCCTTTGACACTTCATCCGCTAACTTTGAACCAGCTCCCTGAGAAGCCTTTTCAGTATGACCTCCAAGTACAGCAATAGCATCAGTAGCATTAGCAGCAGCAGCTATTTGATTACCAGCATTACCCGTAACAATCTCTACACCTGATTTCTTTGCTATACCAGTAATTACCTCTACATTTTTAATAATAGACTCAACACCAATTTTTTCAGCCGCACTAGGAACAGCATCAGCATTATCGCCAACATCAGCAGCACTATCATTAATTACCTCAGAAAGTTTAGTTAG
This window contains:
- a CDS encoding variable large family protein → MKEGKREEEVREYERGEIKRVRRIVKGIIMVMMVVVMGCNSGGVGGVEGKVNLEAKNSFLESLVAIGEGFQEIFGVFGNTVGDVLGFSVVKSGDKKSKVGEHFEKVKKGLEDTNKKLKELSGDISGAKNADVSTVETIKGVIKGVSDVFEGLIGALTKLSEVINDSAADVGDNADAVPSAAEKIGVESIIKNVEVITGIAKKSGVEIVTGNAGNQIAAAANATDAIAVLGGHTEKASQGAGSKLADEVSKADPWAMIDKIKNAKASDGAALKAGNHDAGILSASNNKADAGAGAKSNADLAAAVALKAMTKSGKFSASANDSGAVRAAGVSAVNKVLGVLDFIIKRTVESNLERVREAVKGVKYSNSVEFEAKQSDATQSTVTK
- a CDS encoding Vsp/OspC family lipoprotein; translation: MKEGEEGKARKGDGSVIDLKVVGEKIKSAVEFAGKVKEVHTLVKSVDELAKAIGKKIQENTDTLGTDGAHNGSLVAGAFQMVLTIKTKLETLAALDGISSDLKAKVDDTKGKAESFISKVKTKHSDLGKEGVTDDHAKEAIDYKTKANGDKGAKELGELNTLIDTLLSFANKSVEASIAELVIKPTT
- a CDS encoding complement regulator-acquiring protein, which produces MRKNLFILLVLGLASCNLDSKLLDNKGRPDNFLKDVVNNVQDVVNDVQGDELIKEDVVNKVSVEKVVKGDSVIKDEKGELISALINDINSVMGLLNQDKAEVEDANQYGMKNEVFKFVLNAVNNKTLDHDDNKEIRRLFYSSLLYNRERIKDFAEILKKVESDNTNKGAWIQDIMNAVVVDLQFGFERVINKLEENRDKLNKLSLVDLREIKSKLEEIQLQKLNWRKAVDSLISSYKAKTDGIDSDSKKLIEHIDKKYKDLIKVKIPGMKAVSNRIIAILGTIK